One window from the genome of Rhodopirellula halodulae encodes:
- the hisC gene encoding histidinol-phosphate transaminase — MQYRPALNKMKPYVPGEQPPPGKFIKLNTNENPYPPPAEVVKAIQSAATGPINRYPDPMATSFRRAAANALGLPGPEWVLAGNGSDEILTLLVRGFVGEGESLRLPYPSYILYRTLADIQGANWEQVPFNEPWELPQAFGQSRDDLKLVLLPNPNSPSGTVVPKQQISALAESLDCPLVVDEAYADFAQDNCLDLVQSNERILVTRTLSKSYGLAGIRFGFLVAQPHIVAELTKIKDSYNCDAISIAAATAAMGCQDWLSDVVEKMNATRKRMADRLSAMGFAVTPSHANFVWCQHPEGKHAEIHQYLKQSQILIRYMDFPDWGDGLRISVGTDEQIDACLLMMERAMQSLNMPLPA; from the coding sequence TTGCAATACCGTCCCGCCCTCAACAAGATGAAACCCTACGTCCCCGGCGAACAACCACCGCCGGGCAAGTTCATCAAACTCAACACCAACGAAAACCCATACCCACCTCCTGCCGAAGTCGTCAAAGCGATCCAATCGGCGGCGACCGGGCCCATCAATCGCTACCCCGATCCGATGGCAACTTCCTTCCGCCGAGCCGCGGCTAATGCTCTCGGACTTCCGGGGCCGGAGTGGGTTCTGGCGGGCAATGGAAGCGATGAAATTCTGACGCTGCTGGTTCGCGGTTTCGTCGGCGAAGGCGAATCTCTACGACTGCCTTACCCCAGCTACATCCTCTATCGCACGTTGGCCGACATCCAGGGAGCCAACTGGGAACAGGTTCCCTTCAATGAACCATGGGAACTACCGCAAGCCTTTGGCCAGAGCCGCGATGATCTGAAGTTGGTGCTGCTTCCCAACCCAAACAGCCCCAGCGGAACGGTCGTCCCCAAGCAGCAGATTTCAGCACTCGCTGAGTCACTTGATTGCCCGCTGGTGGTGGACGAAGCCTACGCCGACTTCGCGCAAGACAACTGTCTCGATCTGGTCCAATCCAACGAGCGGATCCTGGTAACCCGAACACTCAGCAAATCCTACGGGCTTGCTGGCATTCGTTTCGGATTTCTGGTCGCTCAACCGCACATTGTGGCCGAGCTAACCAAAATCAAGGACAGCTACAACTGCGACGCCATCTCCATTGCGGCGGCAACGGCGGCCATGGGATGCCAAGATTGGTTGAGCGATGTGGTCGAAAAAATGAACGCCACGCGAAAACGCATGGCAGACCGCCTTTCCGCGATGGGTTTCGCGGTCACGCCATCCCACGCCAATTTTGTTTGGTGCCAACACCCCGAAGGCAAACATGCGGAGATCCATCAGTACCTCAAGCAGAGCCAGATCTTGATCCGATACATGGATTTCCCCGATTGGGGCGATGGATTGCGAATCAGTGTCGGCACCGACGAACAGATTGACGCTTGCTTGCTGATGATGGAACGCGCCATGCAATCGCTGAATATGCCTCTTCCCGCCTGA